One part of the Acidimicrobiales bacterium genome encodes these proteins:
- a CDS encoding sigma-70 family RNA polymerase sigma factor, producing the protein MPEAASEVPAWPGVSEFEVARLIRRGRARGRLTLDEVIDVVCDAELTSELISGIRTALQAEGIEFDETVAVEADGEEVLRLVRARPLEYRIRPQTGTGQGSTADSTRLYLHEIGQVALLTQAEEVELANGITEGNRAETELADLAAAGELDRTAGSEVARLRRLQRRGDRARDRLTRANLRLVVSVAKKYGGRGLPLLDLFQEGNLGLMRAVEKFDANKGFKFSTYATWWIRQAITRAIADQSRTIRIPVHKVDAMNRVLRVQRDLSQELERDPSHNEIAERTVLRPDEVRDLLRLAKEQDNPLSLDSPMGEEQDANLAELVPDLGAVAPDEEAARRLLGDAILIALEELDDREKDVVRMRFGLDGGQPRTLEEVGRHFGVTRERVRQIEARTMAKLRHPHRSQKLRDYLDED; encoded by the coding sequence ATGCCTGAGGCGGCTTCCGAGGTGCCGGCCTGGCCCGGGGTCTCGGAGTTCGAGGTGGCCCGGCTTATCAGACGCGGCCGGGCCCGCGGCCGCCTCACACTCGACGAGGTCATCGACGTGGTCTGTGATGCCGAGCTGACCTCGGAGTTGATCTCCGGCATTCGGACGGCGCTGCAGGCTGAGGGAATCGAATTTGACGAGACGGTGGCCGTGGAGGCTGACGGCGAGGAGGTCCTTCGGTTGGTCAGGGCCCGACCGTTGGAGTACCGGATCCGCCCACAGACGGGAACCGGCCAGGGGTCGACCGCCGATTCGACCCGCCTCTATCTCCACGAGATCGGACAGGTCGCCCTCCTGACCCAGGCCGAGGAGGTCGAGTTGGCCAACGGCATCACGGAGGGCAACCGGGCCGAGACGGAGCTAGCCGACCTAGCGGCGGCCGGCGAACTGGACCGGACCGCCGGCTCGGAGGTGGCCCGGCTGCGGCGCCTGCAGCGGCGAGGCGACCGAGCCCGTGACCGTCTGACCAGGGCCAACCTGCGCCTGGTGGTGTCGGTGGCCAAGAAGTACGGGGGTCGGGGCCTTCCGCTCCTAGACCTCTTCCAGGAGGGGAACCTGGGCCTGATGCGGGCGGTCGAGAAGTTCGACGCCAACAAGGGCTTCAAGTTCTCTACGTACGCCACGTGGTGGATCCGCCAGGCCATCACCCGGGCCATCGCCGACCAATCGCGCACCATCCGAATTCCAGTTCACAAAGTGGATGCCATGAACCGGGTGCTGCGGGTCCAGCGCGACCTGTCCCAAGAGCTGGAACGAGATCCCTCACACAATGAGATTGCCGAGCGCACGGTGCTGCGACCTGACGAGGTCAGAGACCTGCTCCGGTTGGCCAAGGAGCAGGACAACCCGCTGTCCCTGGACTCGCCGATGGGCGAAGAGCAGGACGCCAACCTGGCCGAGCTGGTGCCGGACCTGGGAGCGGTGGCGCCAGACGAAGAGGCCGCCCGGCGCCTGCTCGGCGACGCCATCCTGATCGCTCTGGAGGAGCTGGACGACCGTGAAAAGGATGTCGTTCGGATGCGCTTTGGCCTAGACGGAGGACAACCCCGCACGCTGGAGGAGGTGGGGCGCCACTTTGGGGTGACCCGCGAACGGGTGCGACAGATCGAGGCTCGGACCATGGCCAAGTTGCGCCATCCCCACCGTTCGCAAAAGCTCCGCGACTACCTAGACGAGGACTGA
- a CDS encoding LLM class F420-dependent oxidoreductase, whose product MQFSFTYPMAGGDHDPALATRNGMRSVLEAAEAGGFGAVGFTDHPIPSRRWLEAGGHNALDPFTALAFCAAVTEQIRLMSNVVVAPYRNPFLLAKMVATVDVLSDGRTILGAGTGYLRSEYRALGIEFDERNDLFDEALDIILAAWSGDEVTFEGRHFTASGNQAHPEPTQQPHPPIWIGGNSGRARQRVASKGQGWIPFPTSPQLASTARTAPLETRDDLVPMLDDLWQRLESAGRDSAVDVHFVCPDGGSPANDDFSVDAHLAGLAALEELGVTWVGVPVPGDPLDRTVEALHRYGEEIIDGY is encoded by the coding sequence ATGCAGTTCTCATTCACCTATCCGATGGCTGGCGGCGACCACGACCCGGCACTGGCAACCCGCAACGGGATGCGCTCGGTGCTCGAGGCGGCTGAAGCGGGCGGGTTCGGCGCCGTCGGCTTCACCGACCACCCGATTCCCAGTCGACGCTGGTTGGAAGCCGGCGGGCATAACGCTCTTGACCCGTTTACTGCCCTGGCTTTCTGCGCCGCGGTCACTGAACAGATCCGCCTGATGAGCAACGTGGTGGTCGCCCCCTATCGCAATCCTTTTCTCCTAGCGAAGATGGTGGCTACCGTCGACGTCCTTTCCGACGGACGGACCATCCTCGGTGCCGGCACCGGATACCTGAGGTCGGAGTACCGGGCCCTAGGCATCGAGTTCGATGAACGCAACGACCTCTTCGACGAGGCCCTCGACATAATTCTCGCCGCGTGGTCCGGCGACGAGGTGACCTTCGAGGGCCGCCACTTCACGGCTTCCGGAAACCAAGCCCACCCTGAACCTACACAGCAGCCCCATCCGCCTATCTGGATCGGCGGAAACTCCGGACGAGCCCGCCAGCGGGTCGCGTCGAAGGGTCAGGGATGGATCCCGTTCCCGACCTCTCCACAACTGGCATCCACCGCGCGTACCGCGCCTCTTGAGACCCGTGACGATCTGGTGCCGATGCTCGACGATCTGTGGCAGCGATTGGAGTCAGCAGGGCGTGACTCGGCCGTGGACGTGCACTTTGTGTGTCCCGACGGCGGCTCCCCGGCTAACGATGACTTCAGCGTTGACGCTCACCTCGCAGGCTTGGCGGCCCTCGAAGAACTCGGCGTGACCTGGGTCGGCGTGCCGGTTCCCGGCGACCCCCTAGACCGAACCGTTGAGGCGCTCCACCGATACGGAGAAGAGATTATCGACGGTTATTGA
- a CDS encoding SDR family oxidoreductase gives MECDSSAPLSPDSLRLDGRVAVVTGGGTGIGRGVARTLANFGSRVAVWEKDPDTARAAGDEINGLGLVVDVREADQVEAALAETTERLGCPTILINNAGGTFAAPFLDSDERGWNALLRANLLHVILCTHRVARSMVAAGLGGSIVNVTSIEAHRAAPRFAAYAAAKAGVANFTKTSALELAEHGIRVNAVAPDLTRTEALEALAGPGGPSRWDRIVPLGRAGTPEEVGGAVIFLASDLSSYVTGETIHVDGGTFASSGWFHRPDGGGYAYGP, from the coding sequence GTGGAGTGTGACTCTTCGGCGCCGCTCTCACCCGACTCGTTGCGCCTCGACGGCCGGGTGGCCGTAGTAACGGGCGGCGGAACAGGGATTGGACGAGGGGTCGCACGGACGCTGGCCAACTTCGGTTCCCGGGTGGCTGTCTGGGAGAAGGATCCCGATACGGCTAGGGCAGCCGGCGACGAGATCAACGGACTGGGCTTAGTCGTCGACGTACGGGAAGCCGACCAGGTAGAGGCCGCCTTGGCCGAGACCACAGAACGTCTGGGCTGTCCGACGATCCTGATCAACAACGCGGGCGGGACCTTCGCCGCCCCGTTCCTGGACAGCGACGAACGAGGTTGGAACGCTCTCCTCCGGGCCAACTTGCTCCACGTGATCCTGTGCACCCATCGTGTCGCCAGGTCGATGGTCGCAGCGGGCCTGGGAGGCAGCATCGTGAACGTGACTTCGATCGAGGCCCACCGGGCGGCCCCGCGGTTCGCTGCTTACGCGGCAGCTAAGGCCGGAGTGGCCAACTTCACCAAGACCTCGGCCCTGGAGTTGGCAGAACACGGCATCCGGGTCAACGCGGTTGCACCCGACCTGACTCGCACCGAGGCCCTGGAGGCCCTGGCTGGACCCGGGGGGCCATCACGATGGGACCGGATCGTGCCCCTGGGCCGGGCCGGAACCCCCGAGGAGGTCGGAGGGGCGGTTATCTTCCTGGCTTCTGACCTTTCGTCCTACGTCACCGGGGAAACGATCCACGTCGATGGTGGCACGTTCGCCTCCTCAGGTTGGTTCCACAGGCCCGATGGCGGCGGATACGCCTACGGACCCTGA
- a CDS encoding acyl-CoA dehydrogenase family protein, translating into MSEQGQTEVESPDRRAFRVEVRSFLDAHAEPLAEVDPWTVSDFPDDAEAEAYFSRGRAWQATLADHGWAGITWPAEYGGRGGDAWMGRIFAEEAARFGSHSGFVSATIAMLGPTLLAWGSEAQKQRFIPPLLRADEAWCQLFSEPGAGSDLAGLATRAVLDGDSFVVDGQKVWSSCAQFCDWGFLLARTDFDAPKHQGISFFLMDMSTPGVEVRPLVQANGSTHFNEVFLTGVRIPVEQLVGDLHGGWGAARMVLANEAAFIGRGGGSTAHRLVELARMFRRQDDPVVRQGLADAFIREQIIRLLGRRIRAALRQDGSSVVDPALTKVFAAESKARNGQLATAISGAAGVVGPDPVGRWVQAELINRFTISIGGGTTEVQKNNLAERWLGLPREPWSDKDLPWRDVPRS; encoded by the coding sequence ATGTCCGAACAAGGTCAAACTGAGGTCGAATCTCCCGATCGGAGAGCCTTCCGGGTCGAGGTGAGGTCGTTCCTCGACGCCCACGCCGAGCCATTGGCCGAAGTCGACCCATGGACCGTGTCGGACTTTCCTGACGACGCTGAAGCCGAGGCTTACTTCTCCCGAGGTCGAGCGTGGCAGGCCACACTGGCCGACCATGGGTGGGCGGGAATCACCTGGCCGGCCGAATACGGGGGTCGGGGTGGAGACGCCTGGATGGGTCGGATCTTCGCCGAGGAGGCAGCTCGTTTCGGATCTCACTCGGGGTTCGTGAGCGCCACCATCGCCATGCTGGGCCCAACCTTGCTGGCTTGGGGCTCCGAAGCCCAGAAGCAGCGCTTCATTCCGCCTCTACTCCGGGCTGATGAGGCGTGGTGTCAGCTGTTCAGTGAACCCGGAGCGGGTTCTGACCTTGCTGGGCTGGCCACCCGGGCGGTTCTTGATGGCGACTCCTTCGTGGTCGATGGCCAGAAGGTCTGGAGCTCGTGTGCCCAGTTCTGCGACTGGGGCTTTCTCTTGGCCCGCACCGATTTCGATGCCCCCAAGCACCAGGGCATCAGCTTCTTCCTGATGGATATGTCGACACCCGGTGTTGAGGTGCGACCGCTTGTCCAGGCAAACGGGTCGACGCACTTCAATGAGGTGTTCCTGACCGGGGTGCGGATCCCCGTCGAGCAGCTAGTCGGTGATCTGCATGGCGGCTGGGGGGCGGCACGGATGGTGTTGGCCAACGAGGCGGCGTTCATTGGCCGAGGCGGTGGGAGTACCGCCCACCGGCTGGTCGAGTTGGCCCGCATGTTCCGACGCCAGGACGATCCGGTCGTCCGTCAGGGCCTAGCTGACGCCTTTATCAGAGAACAGATCATCAGGCTCTTGGGTCGACGAATCCGGGCCGCCCTGCGGCAAGACGGGTCCTCGGTGGTCGACCCGGCCCTGACCAAGGTGTTTGCTGCTGAATCGAAGGCCCGCAACGGCCAATTAGCCACCGCCATCTCCGGCGCTGCCGGAGTGGTCGGACCGGACCCGGTAGGACGGTGGGTCCAAGCCGAACTGATCAACCGGTTCACCATCTCGATCGGTGGGGGCACCACCGAGGTCCAGAAGAACAATCTGGCCGAACGGTGGTTGGGGTTGCCTAGGGAGCCCTGGTCCGACAAAGACCTCCCTTGGAGGGATGTTCCCCGAAGTTGA
- a CDS encoding amidohydrolase family protein gives MTSRRAIDCWVNVTMGEIRHVDYLKRAKEDYFKAGEEFFTSLSVDECLADMDEAGVEKAILTVRVKDPSETVLDFARQHPDRFALAAHVRPTAGLPELWRLEDLAAEHPVVMARVVPFDFDLPPSDAQYYPLYTKCVEMDLPLSVNTGLPGPPVPGECQDPIHLDRICYRFPLLRLCMAHGADPWWGTAMRLMLKYPNLYLMTSAYSPKYLPPEVVHFMNTRGQDKILYASDHPVLSMKRCIDEAAQLDLRDGVLDKYLWGNAERLFFSDRHPPRG, from the coding sequence ATGACCAGCCGCCGGGCGATCGATTGCTGGGTCAATGTCACCATGGGCGAGATCAGGCATGTTGATTACCTGAAGCGAGCCAAAGAGGACTACTTCAAGGCGGGGGAAGAATTTTTCACCTCGTTGTCAGTCGACGAATGTCTGGCCGACATGGACGAGGCTGGGGTGGAGAAGGCCATCCTGACCGTACGGGTAAAGGACCCCTCGGAGACCGTTCTGGACTTTGCCCGCCAGCATCCTGACCGTTTCGCATTGGCGGCTCACGTACGACCCACCGCGGGCCTCCCCGAACTGTGGCGCCTCGAGGACCTGGCAGCCGAACACCCAGTGGTGATGGCCCGCGTCGTGCCGTTTGACTTCGATCTCCCACCCAGCGACGCCCAGTACTACCCGCTCTACACAAAGTGCGTGGAAATGGACCTGCCACTTAGTGTCAACACCGGTTTACCGGGTCCCCCGGTGCCGGGAGAGTGCCAGGACCCCATCCATCTGGACCGAATCTGCTATCGGTTCCCACTCCTACGACTGTGCATGGCCCACGGAGCCGACCCGTGGTGGGGTACCGCGATGCGCCTGATGCTCAAGTACCCCAACCTTTACCTAATGACCTCGGCCTACTCGCCGAAGTACCTCCCCCCCGAGGTCGTGCACTTCATGAACACCAGGGGGCAGGACAAGATTCTCTACGCCAGCGACCACCCTGTGTTGTCCATGAAACGCTGCATTGATGAGGCCGCCCAGCTCGACCTCCGTGACGGCGTACTGGACAAATACCTGTGGGGTAACGCCGAACGACTCTTCTTCTCCGATCGGCATCCACCCCGTGGATGA
- a CDS encoding acyl-CoA dehydrogenase family protein — protein sequence MAINFEVEPEFQEKLDWIDGFVKEEIEPLDLYFRGTVSPFDKSNKTAQALVRPLQDRVREQDLWACHLGPHLGGKGYGQVKLALINELLGRSSFAPSVFGCQAPDSGNAEILAHFGTDAQKAQYLEPLLAGEISSTYSMTEPQAGSDPNYFACRALRDGDQWVINGEKWFASNFRFATFAIVMVITDPDVPVYRGSSMMLVPADSDGLEVVRNVGLAGDRIADGDHAYLRFTDVRVPAQNLLGEEGAGFRIAQERLGGGRVHHGMRSVGTAQRALDMMCERVLSRETKGSLIAEKQSIQHWIADSWIQIQQFRLLVLHTAWLIDTVGDYAKIRHHIAAVKVATPKVLMDVVYRSMHAHGSLGVSNEMPLIGMWMTGPIMGIADGPSEVHKDTIAKTLLKGYRPADGLFPSEHLPTRMAEAREAIEARLEHEIANQ from the coding sequence ATGGCGATCAATTTCGAGGTCGAACCTGAGTTCCAGGAGAAATTGGACTGGATCGACGGGTTCGTGAAGGAGGAGATCGAACCGCTCGACCTCTACTTTCGAGGCACCGTGTCGCCGTTCGACAAGTCCAACAAGACGGCCCAGGCATTGGTCCGGCCACTCCAAGACCGGGTTAGGGAACAGGATCTCTGGGCCTGCCACCTCGGCCCCCACCTAGGGGGCAAGGGCTACGGCCAGGTGAAGTTGGCTCTGATTAACGAGCTACTCGGCCGGTCTTCTTTCGCCCCCTCGGTCTTCGGTTGTCAGGCCCCCGATTCGGGAAACGCCGAAATCCTCGCCCACTTCGGAACCGACGCTCAGAAGGCGCAGTACCTAGAGCCGCTTCTGGCTGGGGAGATCTCGTCGACCTACTCGATGACCGAACCGCAGGCCGGCTCGGACCCCAACTACTTCGCCTGTCGAGCCCTCCGGGATGGTGACCAATGGGTCATCAACGGAGAGAAATGGTTTGCCTCGAACTTCCGGTTCGCGACGTTTGCCATCGTCATGGTGATCACCGATCCCGACGTTCCCGTCTACCGAGGTTCGTCGATGATGCTGGTGCCGGCCGACTCCGACGGTCTGGAGGTGGTGCGAAACGTCGGGTTGGCCGGTGACCGGATCGCCGACGGGGATCACGCCTACCTGCGATTCACCGACGTACGCGTGCCGGCTCAGAACCTGCTTGGGGAAGAGGGGGCGGGGTTCCGCATTGCTCAGGAACGCCTGGGGGGTGGGCGGGTCCACCACGGCATGCGATCGGTCGGTACCGCGCAGCGCGCCTTGGACATGATGTGCGAACGGGTGCTGTCCCGGGAGACGAAGGGCTCCCTCATCGCCGAGAAACAGTCGATCCAACACTGGATTGCTGACTCGTGGATCCAGATCCAGCAATTCCGGCTTCTGGTCCTCCATACCGCCTGGCTCATCGACACCGTTGGGGACTACGCCAAAATCCGGCACCACATCGCCGCAGTGAAGGTGGCCACCCCGAAGGTTCTCATGGACGTGGTCTACCGATCTATGCACGCCCACGGATCGCTCGGGGTGTCAAACGAGATGCCGCTTATCGGCATGTGGATGACTGGTCCGATAATGGGCATCGCTGATGGCCCGTCCGAGGTCCACAAGGACACCATTGCCAAGACGCTCCTGAAGGGCTACCGGCCGGCAGATGGACTCTTCCCGTCAGAACACCTGCCAACCCGGATGGCCGAGGCTCGGGAAGCCATCGAGGCTCGGCTTGAACACGAGATTGCGAACCAATGA
- a CDS encoding phosphotransferase family protein: MLDEADLSGDGDRTRGLVDPDRLGQWMDAEGLPGSGEEIQATFVTGGASNELFEIQRGEHRWALRRPPRMVPEGRNETMLREYRILKALADSNVPHPAVRAVCAEPSVLGATFYLMDFVDGWSPIGEPHWPEPFGSDLGARQGLAFELVDAIAQLSRVDWRARGLEGLGRPDGFHDRQVDRWYAHLRRFEFREIPGLNDAGEWLRGHRPRNYQPGIMHGDYQFANVMFHHGGPARLAAIVDWEMGTVGDPLLDLAWVVMGWPDEGEVRTGGYVDYTGMPNRDDLLHRYATVSGRDVDDIDYYVILARFKLAIVLEGGYARYVNGGADNPRMEAFGGVVLDLAARAAELVRTI, translated from the coding sequence GTGCTTGACGAGGCTGACCTATCCGGGGACGGTGATCGAACCCGAGGCCTGGTCGATCCCGACCGTCTCGGGCAGTGGATGGATGCCGAGGGCCTACCCGGCTCCGGCGAAGAGATCCAGGCCACCTTCGTCACTGGTGGGGCGTCCAACGAGCTTTTCGAAATTCAACGAGGCGAACACCGCTGGGCGCTGCGGCGGCCGCCTCGAATGGTTCCCGAGGGTCGGAACGAAACAATGCTGCGCGAATACCGAATTCTCAAAGCACTTGCTGATAGCAACGTCCCCCACCCGGCGGTTCGAGCGGTCTGCGCCGAACCGTCCGTACTGGGTGCCACGTTCTACCTGATGGACTTTGTCGACGGCTGGTCACCGATCGGCGAGCCCCACTGGCCCGAGCCCTTCGGTTCCGACCTGGGGGCCCGCCAGGGGCTTGCTTTCGAACTAGTCGACGCCATCGCACAGTTGTCCCGGGTGGACTGGAGGGCGCGGGGATTGGAGGGGCTTGGCCGACCCGACGGGTTCCACGATCGCCAGGTTGATCGCTGGTACGCACACCTCAGACGGTTCGAGTTCCGGGAGATCCCCGGCCTGAACGACGCGGGAGAATGGTTGCGAGGCCACCGTCCGCGCAACTACCAACCGGGGATCATGCACGGCGACTATCAGTTCGCCAACGTCATGTTCCACCACGGTGGCCCGGCTCGGCTGGCAGCAATCGTCGACTGGGAGATGGGCACCGTAGGGGACCCCCTCCTGGACCTGGCCTGGGTGGTCATGGGCTGGCCGGACGAGGGCGAGGTTCGCACAGGCGGGTACGTGGACTACACGGGGATGCCAAACCGCGATGATCTTCTCCACCGCTACGCCACTGTGTCAGGGCGCGATGTCGACGACATTGACTATTACGTCATCCTCGCCCGGTTCAAGCTGGCCATCGTGCTCGAAGGCGGGTACGCCCGCTACGTGAACGGGGGGGCCGACAACCCGAGGATGGAAGCATTCGGCGGGGTCGTTCTGGACCTGGCCGCCCGGGCCGCCGAACTGGTCCGAACCATCTGA
- a CDS encoding aminopeptidase P family N-terminal domain-containing protein, with protein MTSELVAARRRRVLDAMSERGVDALVLGRQDNVGYSTGMARLWTSGTRPFGAGCVLIAETQRTHLLSSWDAGIPEHVPFDDLYPITWNPEIMASSMAAIGGLSTARRIGVDTCSPGFIRAAARFSPGAQIVPCDDLMASVRAVKLVEEIELVRSACRVVWSGVEAVLSRSDAPTPIGNALAAMTALGATIPSSEPVVRHEGDTTVVDLGAMVGLYEGGVGGRFVDGRREHAPALVDACRDGATHEDLAQSSTGPWLVRGLGMGYETPMIDAQRGQDLTLMTGMVLSVTDGDHRDVVAVTSGEPDVLSTPPYPAGRLVGSGA; from the coding sequence ATGACAAGCGAACTGGTTGCGGCCCGTCGCCGCCGTGTCCTGGACGCCATGTCAGAGCGGGGGGTGGACGCCTTGGTCCTGGGTCGGCAGGACAACGTTGGCTACTCGACCGGAATGGCCCGCCTGTGGACGTCCGGAACCCGACCCTTCGGAGCCGGGTGTGTCCTGATTGCCGAGACACAGCGAACTCACCTGCTGTCCAGCTGGGACGCCGGGATCCCTGAACATGTGCCGTTCGACGACCTGTATCCGATCACGTGGAATCCGGAGATCATGGCCTCCTCAATGGCGGCCATAGGGGGCCTGAGCACCGCCCGCCGCATCGGTGTGGATACCTGCTCACCCGGCTTCATCCGGGCCGCCGCCCGATTCTCCCCAGGCGCCCAGATCGTGCCGTGCGATGACCTGATGGCCAGCGTGCGGGCGGTCAAGTTGGTCGAGGAAATCGAACTCGTCCGATCTGCCTGCCGAGTGGTCTGGTCCGGGGTAGAGGCGGTGCTGAGCCGGTCCGACGCTCCGACCCCGATAGGGAACGCCCTAGCTGCAATGACTGCCCTGGGTGCCACCATCCCTTCTTCCGAGCCGGTAGTCCGTCACGAAGGCGACACCACGGTGGTCGACTTGGGAGCGATGGTCGGCCTCTACGAGGGTGGTGTCGGTGGGCGGTTCGTCGACGGCCGACGCGAACATGCACCAGCGTTGGTCGATGCCTGTCGTGATGGCGCCACCCATGAGGATCTTGCTCAATCGTCGACCGGGCCGTGGCTGGTTCGTGGGCTGGGCATGGGATACGAAACACCGATGATTGACGCCCAACGGGGACAGGACCTCACCTTGATGACGGGCATGGTGTTGAGCGTCACAGACGGCGACCACCGGGACGTGGTGGCGGTGACTAGCGGTGAACCAGATGTGCTCTCAACTCCTCCCTACCCCGCCGGCAGGCTGGTCGGTTCAGGTGCTTGA
- a CDS encoding Xaa-Pro peptidase family protein, which yields MRRERLSRLRHHMAAQDVVATVLLHEPHVAYASGHVGPAVDSTHAVYQRPVAIIGQEGPVHLFADHPSSDLAAEIHPSVFPELDESIAGLVEGIGMATGTRSVGRLAIDEVTGAMLRSGLLDGFDLVDAGRVLGPARLVKTEDELACIDRAQRINEVAMEEVRTACLPGVRRSELAGMFISRVRQLGVDNVLIDPIFQPMPRNLSDGPRTSTGHVAFPTGVGDPLFNEEDLVWVDTGIGVEGYASDYGRTWVVGRDPSSAEQDLFRRWSAVMEASLATIGPGVTLAEVGRAAIGANRGTIPWLPHFYLAHGLGVESAEMPMIGTDLGERFDEQFVLEPGMVLVLEPVVWEDGVGGYRAEEVVAITDTGWRPLGGWPDYLPFKS from the coding sequence ATGCGCCGTGAACGACTATCCCGGCTCCGACACCACATGGCCGCCCAGGACGTGGTCGCCACCGTCTTGCTCCACGAACCCCACGTCGCCTACGCCAGCGGCCACGTCGGCCCGGCAGTCGACTCGACCCATGCCGTCTACCAGCGTCCGGTGGCCATCATCGGCCAAGAGGGACCAGTCCATCTGTTTGCCGACCATCCGTCGTCTGACCTTGCCGCGGAAATCCACCCCTCAGTGTTCCCGGAACTAGACGAGTCGATTGCCGGTTTGGTGGAAGGAATAGGCATGGCCACCGGAACCAGAAGCGTCGGGCGTTTGGCCATCGACGAGGTCACAGGGGCGATGCTCCGATCGGGACTCCTAGACGGCTTCGATTTGGTCGATGCCGGGCGGGTTCTCGGCCCCGCCCGCCTGGTGAAAACCGAAGATGAGTTGGCCTGCATAGACCGAGCACAACGGATCAACGAGGTAGCTATGGAGGAGGTCCGGACCGCCTGTCTTCCCGGTGTTCGGCGATCGGAGCTAGCCGGGATGTTCATCAGCCGAGTGCGTCAACTCGGAGTCGACAACGTCCTGATCGACCCCATATTCCAACCCATGCCCCGGAACCTTTCGGATGGACCCAGAACCTCCACCGGCCACGTGGCATTCCCTACCGGGGTCGGAGATCCGTTGTTCAACGAGGAGGACTTGGTGTGGGTAGACACCGGAATTGGCGTGGAGGGATACGCGTCGGACTACGGGCGTACCTGGGTGGTCGGACGGGACCCGTCGTCGGCCGAACAGGACCTGTTCAGGCGGTGGTCAGCGGTGATGGAGGCCTCCCTGGCGACCATCGGCCCCGGGGTAACCCTGGCCGAAGTAGGACGAGCAGCTATCGGAGCGAACCGAGGGACCATTCCTTGGCTGCCCCACTTCTACCTGGCCCATGGCCTCGGGGTTGAAAGCGCGGAGATGCCAATGATTGGCACTGACCTAGGCGAACGATTCGACGAGCAGTTCGTTTTGGAACCCGGGATGGTGCTAGTCCTCGAACCTGTGGTGTGGGAAGACGGGGTCGGCGGATACCGGGCCGAGGAGGTCGTGGCGATAACCGACACCGGCTGGCGACCGTTGGGAGGATGGCCGGACTACCTGCCGTTTAAGTCATGA
- a CDS encoding CoA transferase, with protein MTRRPLEGLRVLDLGTRVAAPFCAGLLGEQGAEVIKVEKPGQGDPLRDLGPFVDGPDGPHSLYWAVEGRGRKSVTLDLSHPEGQRVFRDLAARSDVLCENFRPGTLERWNIDPSRLDERLVTVRISVFGQDGPKSERPGLDRNGVAYGGLLHLTGEEGRPPVRPGVTVTDYLTALFAAQAAMGLLYERDARGTGRGGVIDAYLYGSALRILEWTIAAYDRLGTVRSRRGNRLDYAAPLDNYPSRDGRYVCIVGAAQVNFTRLCQAMDRPDLVDDERFANPSARAANNGEINAIVAAWVAQRDADEVERLCVEHDVIVGTAYDAADLSADEHVVARGDILVVDDPVIGAVRQQAPFPRISGQPPKAPTGAPRLGEHTDDVLTGVLGLTEDEIEELRVAGVV; from the coding sequence ATGACCCGTCGCCCACTGGAGGGCCTGCGGGTCCTGGACCTCGGCACGCGGGTCGCGGCTCCGTTCTGCGCCGGCCTGCTGGGCGAACAAGGGGCCGAGGTAATCAAGGTCGAAAAGCCAGGCCAGGGCGACCCGTTGCGGGACCTAGGACCTTTCGTCGACGGGCCCGACGGCCCTCACTCGCTTTACTGGGCCGTCGAAGGTCGAGGTCGCAAGTCGGTGACTCTGGACCTTTCCCATCCAGAGGGCCAAAGAGTGTTCCGCGATCTGGCCGCCCGATCGGACGTTTTGTGCGAGAACTTTCGCCCCGGGACTCTGGAGCGCTGGAACATCGACCCAAGCCGGCTGGATGAGCGCCTCGTCACGGTACGTATCAGCGTCTTCGGTCAGGACGGGCCGAAGTCAGAACGTCCTGGGCTAGACCGAAACGGGGTGGCCTACGGTGGGCTGCTCCACCTCACCGGGGAGGAAGGTCGCCCACCCGTTCGCCCGGGCGTGACGGTCACCGATTACCTCACTGCCCTGTTCGCCGCCCAGGCGGCCATGGGGCTTCTCTATGAACGCGACGCGAGAGGGACTGGCCGAGGCGGAGTAATCGATGCTTACCTCTACGGCTCCGCCCTGCGAATCCTCGAATGGACCATCGCCGCCTACGACCGCCTCGGAACCGTCCGATCACGCCGAGGTAACCGCCTCGACTACGCCGCGCCACTCGACAACTACCCCAGCCGCGACGGACGCTACGTGTGCATCGTGGGGGCCGCCCAAGTCAACTTCACCCGCCTCTGTCAGGCCATGGACCGCCCCGACCTTGTCGACGATGAGCGCTTCGCCAACCCATCTGCTCGAGCTGCCAACAACGGCGAAATCAACGCCATTGTGGCCGCCTGGGTGGCTCAGCGTGATGCCGATGAGGTGGAACGGCTATGCGTTGAACACGACGTGATCGTGGGCACCGCCTATGACGCGGCCGACCTCTCGGCAGACGAGCATGTAGTGGCCCGGGGCGACATCCTGGTCGTCGACGATCCGGTGATCGGAGCAGTCCGACAGCAGGCACCATTCCCCAGGATCTCCGGCCAACCACCGAAGGCCCCAACCGGTGCACCGCGACTAGGTGAGCACACTGACGATGTACTGACCGGGGTGCTGGGACTTACGGAAGACGAGATCGAAGAACTCCGAGTCGCCGGGGTGGTCTAA